In one Pempheris klunzingeri isolate RE-2024b chromosome 8, fPemKlu1.hap1, whole genome shotgun sequence genomic region, the following are encoded:
- the emc2 gene encoding ER membrane protein complex subunit 2: MASVSEMYDVGWEEMRDKLRKWREDNYRNSEQIVDVGEELICDHASKLGDDIWIIYEQVMIAALDCSRDDLALTCLQELRKQFPDSHRVKRLSGMRLEALERYDEANKHYDAILQEDPTNTAARKRKISILKAQGKSAEAIRELNEYLEQFVGDQEAWHELSELYINEHDYGKAAFCLEELMMTNPHNHLYCEQYAEVKYTQGGLENLELSRKYFAQALRLNNRNMRALFGLYMSASHIAASPKVSAKVKKDNMKYAAWAASQINRAYKLAGRGTKENKCSVKAVEEMLESMQITMS; encoded by the exons atggcGTCGGTTTCAGAAATGTACGATGTTGGTTGGGAAG AGATGAGAGACAAGCTGCGAAAGTGGAGAGAAGATAACTACAGAAACAGTGAACAAATTGTGGATGTTGGTGAAGAGCTCATCTGTGACCATGCATCTAAACTGGGAGATGACA TATGGATTATTTATGAGCAGGTGATGATCGCAGCGCTGGACTGCAGTCGGGATGACTTGGCTCTG ACCTGTCTACAGGAACTGAGGAAGCAGTTTCCAGATAGCCACAGAGTGAAGCGATTATCGGGCATGAGGCTGGAAGCTTTGGAAAG GTACGACGAGGCCAACAAGCACTATGATGCCATTCTCCAAGAGGACCCCACCAATACG GCAGCGAGGAAGCGCAAGATCTCCATACTGAAGGCCCAGGGGAAGAGCGCTGAAGCCATCCGGGAGCTCAATGAGTATCTGGAGCA GTTTGTTGGCGACCAAGAAGCGTGGCATGAGTTGTCAGAGCTATACATCAACGAACATga CTATGGAAAAGCCGCGTTTTGTCTGGAGGAGCTGATGATGACCAATCCTCACAATCACTTGTACTGTGAGCAGTACGCTGAG GTGAAGTACACCCAGGGGGGGCTGGAAAACCTGGAGCTGTCCAGAAAGTATTTTGCCCAGGCGCTGAGGCTGAACAACCGAAACATGAGGGCATTGTTTGGTCTGTACATG TCTGCAAGTCACATCGCTGCCAGTCCAAAAGTTAGTGCCAAGGTGAAGAAGGACAATATGAAGTACGCTGCTTGGGCTGCCTCTCAAATAAACAGAGCCTATAAG CTGGCTGGTCGTGGGACCAAGGAGAACAAATGTTCCGTGAAGGCGGTGGAGGAGATGCTGGAGTCCATGCAGATCACCATGTCCTAG